The genomic interval GAGATTCCACGTAATGCTTCGTTTGCTTGGCGATCGAAGGGTAACTCTTCTTCGTCGGCTAAACGCTGCCAAGCGCGGTAATGATACTCTGCAGTATCAGTTAATACGCCATCGAGGTCGAAAATTGCGCCGCGCAGGTTGATAGTGGGAGAAGCTTCGTCCATTTCTGGTGATGGGGATGGGTGGTACGAATTCATTTCAGATGCTGAATGAGTGATCTCAAAGGGATGCCACTTGCCGCGCCAATGTAGCTTAAACGCAAGTCGCGTCCAATGTGGGGGAAGGTGGGGGGTAGCAATTGGCTGATTATCTTGGAAACGAATTCCTGCAAAGCCAAAAACAATCGCTTGCCACGCGCCTCCAGCACAAGCGCCATGAATACCTTCGGCAGTATTCCCGCGCGTGTTTTCTAAGTCCACCAATGCGGCTTGCAAAAAGTGTTTGTACGCGGTTTGACTATCACCTAAATCGGCTGCTAAGATTGCATGAATCGCAGGTCCAAGCGACGAGCCATACGTGATATCGGTTCGCGGAGCGTAATAATCCCAATTGGTTTTTAAACTCTCAGGATTGTAAGGAAACTCCTGTAATTGCCGCATTAAGTACAGCAACATTAAAACATCCGGCTGTTTCAAAACTTGTCGTTTATTTGCCCCATCAATGCCCAGAATTGTTTGCATTGATTTGGTGCGGGGTTCGTAGTCTTGTAAGTTAATATCTTCTAAGTTGCAGAAGCCTTCAAACTGCTCGATGAAACCTGTTTCTGAGTGATACGGAACCCAAAGGTGATTCGCAATATCTTGCCAGCGTTGCCGACGTTCAGGCGTGATTTCGAGTTTTTGGGCGAGTGCGGCGGCTTGTTCGGGAAACGTGTGCTCCAACCACGCGTAGACAGCGATCGCTTTTTCTAAATGCCACTGCGTCATGCGGTTGGTGAAGGCATTATTGTTCACGTGATGCTCGTGATATTCATCCGCGCCGATTACTTCGCGCAGTTCGTAGCGTTCAAATTGGCTGTTCCACTCTACCCGACTCATCCAAAATACAGCAGTATCTAGAATGATTTCGGCACCATAATCGCGCATCCAAAGATCGTCGCCTGTCGCTTGCCAGTAATTCCAAATCGCATAAGCAATATCGGCACTGATGTGAATTTCGCGATCGCGGCACCAAATACGAATATCGCTCGCATACGGGTCGGAAGGTAGTGCCCAGCGGGGTGTGACTTCATCGCCTGTGTCGGCACTTTCCCAAGCGTACATTGCACCTTTGTAGCCGTAACTACGGGCTTTGCGCCGCGCCCCTTCTAAGGTGTGATAGCGGTAGGTGAGTAGACGGCGCGCTAATTCTGGCTGTGTGAAAGTAAATAGCGGCAGAATAAAAATTTCAGTATCCCAAAAAATGTGACCCCGATAGCCAAAACCAGATAACGTTTTTGCGGGAATACTCGCTTGTTGGTGATGCCAGGGAGCGCTAATAAGTAATTGAAACATACTATAGCGAATCGCTAACTGCGCTCGAATATCGCCTTCAACAATGACATCACTTGTGTGCCAAGCTGATTTCCATGCTTGTTTGTGCTGTTCCCAACATTCTGGATAACTCGGCAATGTTACTAATTTACTCTGCGCTGCCTTGAGGGGATATTCGATGTCTTGTGAAGTATAAACTGTAACTATCTTTTCTACTAACACCGTTTGTCCTATTGCAGCTTGATACGATGTAGTAAGCGTGGGATAGCCTGGTGCGCTTTCACGTTGAAATGTCGCGGCTACGCCCTGAATGATTAATTTGGCTGCCATCCCCAATTCAATTTGAGATTGACGAGTACGCGCCGCTAGCCAAATTGCAGGTTCGAGTTGCAGATCTTCGGTGAAATTTGTTTCCGTTTGGTCTTGAGTTAACAAATCCCAATGATTAAAACCCTGGTTTTCTGCGTAGCCATTGATACTTGCGTGAACAGCGATCGCGCCTTCCCAATCGATGGGTGTAATCAAACAGCGCAATCCTAAAACATGAGGATCGGCTAAACTGGCGAACCGTTCAAATTGGATATCGAGCGTTTTACCGCTGGGGCTACGCCAGCGAATTGACCGCCGCAGCAACCCGTAACGCAAATCAAGTCGGCGCTCGTAGGATAACACCTCGCCTTGGTCGAGGCTAAATCGCTCGCTACGTCGAGGATCGCCATTGAGTGTAATCGTTAATGGCAGCCAGTCAGGACAATTCACGAGTTCAGTGTACATCACGGGAACCGCGTCATAAACACCCTGAATCAATGTCACAGGCATCGCCCGCGGGTAGCCTTCTTCAAAACTGCCACGCGTTCCCAAGTAGCCGTTACCAATCGTGAATACGGTTTCTCGCGCATGAAGTTGGTTCGGGTCGAAACCTCTTTCAATGAGAACCCAGTCGGTATACAGCAGGTTGTTGGTTTGTGAGGATACCGGTGCTTGAGTGCTAGTAGTTTCCCCTAGAAATTGACTGACCGCCTGACTCATTTTTTACTCCTCTGCCCGTTTATCGCTGCTTATGCTCGTCTAAAATTTGCGCGGCTCTAGGTTTATATAACAAGTGGAATAAAGCATCGAGATAGCATTGCAGCGCTTCTCGACTGCTGTGCGAAATATAATCCCAAAAACCATATATTCTAGCAAACAACAGTAATTGTTTCACATGAGTTTGCCAATTGCAGTGGCGATCAATGCGCTGAATCGCGCGATCAGAAATCGTTTGCCACAATTGGGGATTTGCATCGCATTGGTTGAGAAAATTTAAAATTTTCCAGGTGGTGTCATCAAAGTTGGTGGGGTTGATGTAAAAACCGTTATCGCCATCTTGAATAATTTCGGCAATACCGCCAAATTCAGTAGCAAAGACAGGTAAGCCTGATCGCATCGCTTCGAGAACACTGCGCCCAAATGCCTCAAAGCGCGCAAAGTTGATAAAAATACCACGCTTGTCTGCGATCACGCGATAAACTTCGCTCATCTCGTCACTCTGAAGTTGCATCCCAATCCAGCGAATTTGTCCTGCGAGTTGATATTGCGCAATCAGCGCATGAAGTTTTTCGATTTCTCGTGCTTCTTCAGGAGTACTTGCTTCGGTAACGTGCTGTTTATTTGTAATCAAAATCAAATTGCAGCGATTGCGCAGTGTTGGCGACTGCCCAAACCAGGCAATTAATCCTGTTTGGTTGTTCGTTTGACTAATCGAACCGACGGCGAGAATCGGGCATTTTTCCGCGTCGTCTAAGGTTCCAAAAATCGCAGCGTCTTGGCGATGAAACAGCAGATCGCGCACGCGATCGCGTTGATGTCGTGATTCGGTTTGGAAGTAGGGATAGTAGCGCAACTCATTGATACCAGGTGGAACGACATTGAATCGAGGGCTAAATAAATTGATACCATCTACCACATGGTAAAGCTGCGGCATTGTAAAACATTTGTAAGATTCGTACTGACCGATCGCATCTGGAGTGCCCACGATTTCTTGATACGACGAAGCAATAACGAAATCTGCCGCGTTCATACTAATCAGATCTGCCGTAAATTGCGCTGAGAAATGGTAGTGTGGCTCAAATTCTTGCCAGTAGAGATCGCTAAACAAGTATCTCGATTTTTCTAACGAATGCGCAATATTGCATTGAATTGCATTGAATTGGCGCGCAAGGAGAAATGATACCAAGTTGCCATCGCTATAATGACCAATGACGAGATGGGGATTTCCGCCGAAATGTCTGACAAGTTGCGGTGCAGCATCAAGGGCGAAAGATTCGAGATAAGGCCAAATTTCAAACTTCGAGATCCAGTTTTGCGTCACATTCGGGTTAAACTCCCGAAACGGGACGCGCAAAATCCAACCGTTTTCTGTACCTTCGAGTTTTTCAATGCGTTGATTGCAATAAGTTCCTTCGCAGTTGGGAATGAGCCGCGTCAAAATTGTAACCTGCGGTTGAATACCCAGCCATGCAAGTCCTGCTTGTTGAACATCTGCTTGCAGTTGTTGTTCTAGGTGTCGTGCTTGTTCTAGAACATAAATAACTTGCCCCATCGTTTCAGCGCGTCCCAGAACTTCTTCTTGCCCTACCCAACCGTGAATGGATACCAGCACAACGCGCAAAAAGGCAGGAATCCGCGATACAAAGGCTTCGAGTAAAGCCGGCGATGGAGTCGTCAAGAGGCGTTCAAGCAATTCAAGCGTTTCGTAAACTCGTCCGGCGGTATTGCCCCACCCTGGTTCAAAACCTAATTCCTGCAAAGCAGGGTGTAGCGTAGTATAAGGCGTATCTGATGGATATTGACTTACTTTTTTCAAGGCTTGCGCCACTGACTCATGCAGTTGCATTCTTGATGAAATGCGATCGCCAATCAACAACGGAATACCATCAAATTCTTGGCGCTGTAAAACTCGAAACAGTGCTTGTACCCAATAGTCAGGATTTGCCGATAGTTGATCGCATAAATAATGATTGAGAAATGTTAACCCCTGACCAATGTTTCGCGGGTCATCAATGCTGGGCGTGTCGCGATGAAATGGTTGAAAGTTAATTTTCAGAATTTGCGAATGTTCGCTGTGGACAAAGCGATCGCGGACATCAAGCAGCGCGCGTACCGAAACAGGTTTAAACTGTGATAAATCAGCACTCAACCACCAACTTTCTTGACTAGCAATGCGCGTGCGTAGCATCAACCAAATAGCGCCGTCTTCTAAGAGCATCTCATGAATCGCATGGATGAGTTCGCCAATGGCTGATGAGCGAAAGAAATAAACGGGTTTTTCTTGTTCCTGGCAATAGTTGGCAAAGGCATGGAGAATTTCATTTCTCAGCAGATATACCCGATCAATCGCAGATAATTGCTCAATAAACTGCTGAAAATCCTTTTTCTCTTCACTCTCTAAAACTGCCCGAATTAACGTTTCCATAATCGACTCCTGGCAATTGCCCATCGCTAGCGCAGAGTCAGGACATAAACTTATCTGCACAAAGCAGTTTGACTATGACATGAATTCTCAATTGAGAAGCATTATCTTCATCAACGTTGAGCGTCAACTTGAATTTTGCCTCTTTATATTTGAAAGCTACTGTCATACCTCCCTTGATCAAATAGCGACGTGACTGGAAGTGACCTAATTATGCCTCCTTGAAAGCAGGATATACCACAAACTAAGGGTGTAGATTCGTGTGGTATTCTTAATTTCTTTCTATAAATAAGCTTAGTGAATAAATTCGCGGCTAAACAAATTTTGAAACTCTGACTTTCAAGTGTGCGTAGGTACACTTTGTCTAGGTAGCCCCGAAGGAAGTTGGAGGGCATCTAAGATTTACACCCAATCGATATTTTGCCCTGCCCAAAAATGAGCGATCGCCGACACTGAAACATAACCGTCCAACTGCTATAACTCTCAAGCAGCGATGCGTGTTATCACTCATTTCCGATTTGCCATAGCACATCGAGCATAACTGCGATACGATCGCATATCTGAGGCATTCCGGTGACTAGGGTAATGACAACAACACTCACCCTAATAGCGACTTATGATGTTCGCTTAGTTACCCTTTCGGTAGTTATTGCGCTCTTTGGTTCTTAAATTGCTTTAGATCTAGCAGGACAAATTGCCTCGGCGCAAGGATGGGCAAAAAAATTATGGCTTATTGGCGGTACAGTTTGTTTAGTTATGAGCATCTGGGCAATGCACTTTATTGCGATGCTTGCTTACCAGTTACCAATGCCAGCAGTGTATGACTTGACGATTGTCTTTGTCTCGATGGCGATCGCAATTACGGGTGCGGGTACTGGATTATTTATTATTACCAATAAATAAGCAACCTCTGCAATGGTTCTCTTTACCAGCAGGCGCATTGTTTGTGGGGTTAGGAATTGTTGGTTTGCACTTGACTGCGATGGCGTCGATGCGCGTTGCTGCTGTTCCAGTGTACAGTCCACAACTGATGATGCTTGCTGCTACTACGGCTGTCGCGTGTTCGGGTAGTGCTTTATGGTTAGAATTTCACCCTTGGACGATACAGGCGATCGCTTCTAGTATCCGTAAAATCGGCAGTACATTTCTCCTCCTCGCAACGGCAATTTTAGGAATGCACTACATTGCGATGATTGCTGTTAACTTCCAGCCCAATACGCAAATAACAGCACAAACTTTTTATGATCGCGCTTCCGATTTATTACGCGATGCTGATATTGCTATGTATCGCGCAAAAACGCATGGTAATTAAAGCGCGCTACGAGATTTTTAACACTGAGATGCATGTGCAAGCAATGGCACGCTTGCAATTAGAAAATGATTTGCGCCGCGCCATAGAACGAACGTCAAGAGTTTCAACTTTACTATCAACCGATTGTATCGCTCAACAGCGGTAGAATAGCTAGCTTTGAAGCTTTACTCCCACATTGGTAGCAGCTTATTAAAGCTTTGAAAACCGGCTAGCTGCAACAATTTGTTCTACAGTCAGGTTTATCTCTGGAAAAGTTGGCGAGATAATTCTATCTGCACCTTTAAAAGCTTGTGTTTGATACTTATTATCGATTAACTGGTGAATAAAAACAGTAGGTACTTTCGGCGAACCTAAGATTGTGCGAGAAGCGATCGCTAAATAATCAACAATCCAGTATTCAAAAATTCCTAACCGCTGATACTCATCATACTTATCAACATAATCATCTTCCCAATTTGTAGAAATAACTTCTACCGCAAGTTGACTCGGTTCCGTCACCGCACCGTAAGTCGATACATTACTGTTCCATAATGTACTAGAAACAACCCCAACATCAGGGTTTCTTCCTTGTTCCTTCCCAGATGCTGTAACAGTTCGGATTATGATATCTTTATCAAAAATGTAATCGAGTTTTAATCGCTCAATTTCTCGATCCATGCTTTTAACGAGGTATCATGCTACATTTTTGTGCGCCCTCGTCGGTTCCACCTGAACAATTTCTCCATCCACCAGTTCAAAGATACCTTTACCGTCTGGGTACTGTTCAAGAAATTCGATGAAACTCAATTTTTTTACTGTGGTGATATTCATACGATTTGAGAATTGCGATTTTGATCGCGTATCAGGTAAAGATTTGGTATTTAGTCACGACTAACTTTGCTACTCCAAAAATCCTGTAGCATCGAATCATCAACAACGTAGGCTGAATCACCATCGCGGATCGCACGTTTCCCCAACCGAGGAAAAATACCGATATCACAATCTTTTTTTTCACCACCCATGAGATAAACAAGATCTTCACTAAAAGGATTGCGGAGATGGTGTGGTTGTTGCGGTAACCCAAAGCCCATAAAGTCACCTGCTGCGACTTCGTATTCACTATCACCAATTTCTGCAATAGCTTTCCCCGCGAGGATATAAATCCATTCTTCCTCGTGATGATGCAAATGATAAATAAATGATTCCTTACCTGGTGGGACGCGCGCGATCGTCACTGCAATACGCTCAAGTCCAACTATACGACTGAGTGTCCGCATATAAAGTTCTGAATTTGGGTTGAGTGGGTGGTGAAATTCAATCTCATCCATCGAGTGAATCTCTGATGCTTTGAGTAAAGAAGGTGGTTGCTGCTCCATAATGACTCTTCTCATAATTTGATTCAATGATTTAAGCTACTCACAATCTTGGCACAAATAAGCTGAGCGTAACTGTGACTACATTAGAGAAGGGGGTTTTGAGGAATTGTGATTTCATGCTGCATTGCGGACAAATTTTACAAGGGCGCTATCAACTGCAAGAAAAACTCAAAGATTCGCTACTCAAGCAAACTTGGCTAGCAGTCGATCTGGCGACACAACCAACAACGTTTGTAGTGATTAAACTACTAACTTTTACTAATGCTACAGGGTGGGAGGAGTTAAAACTATTTGAACGTCAAGCCCAGGTACTCAAGCAGTTAAATTATCCACAAATTCCACTCTATCAAGACGAATTTTGGCTAGAAGCGCAGCCTGCTTATTATGTTCTCGTTCAAGAATACATTCCTGGTAGATCGCTTGAACAGTTACAACAATGTTGGAGTGAAGCACAAATTCACCAAATTGCGAAACAGGTATTAGATATCCTTGTATACCTCCACGATTTACATCCGCCAGTCATCCATCGTGACATCAAACCGAGTAATTTAATTTGGGGTGATAACGATAAAGTTTATTTAGTTGATTTTGGTGGAGTTCAAGATCAAACTGTATCGCCAGGCGCAACATTTACAGTAGTCGGAACTTATGGTTATACACCATTAGAACAATTTGGCGGTAAAGCTGTTGCAGCATCGGATTTGTATGCTTTGGGTGCAACTTTAATTCATTTACTCACTGGCATCCTACCCGCAGACTTGCCGCAACACAACTTACAATTGCAATTTGCAGAATTAGTCAATTGTAGTCCGAGTCTAGTGAGTTGGTTGCAGAAAATGACCGAACCCGCATTAGAAAAGCGATTTGGTTGTGCACGTCAAGCGCTAGCTGCTTTAGAATCTGGAATCGTGCTTGATGCAACTTTGGTAAATAACTCTGGTAAGGGTGGTTTATTTAATGCATCGATCGCCGTACCCGCAGAAATTCAAGGTTGGAACTGGGGCGCTTTTTTACTTGCACCATTTTGGTTAGTCGCGAATCGCGTGTGGATTGGGGTATTATCCTGGGTTCCCATCATGGGATTTTGGATGGCGATCGCGCTTGGTGTTAAAGGTAACGAGTG from Chroogloeocystis siderophila 5.2 s.c.1 carries:
- the pgmB gene encoding beta-phosphoglucomutase; amino-acid sequence: MSQAVSQFLGETTSTQAPVSSQTNNLLYTDWVLIERGFDPNQLHARETVFTIGNGYLGTRGSFEEGYPRAMPVTLIQGVYDAVPVMYTELVNCPDWLPLTITLNGDPRRSERFSLDQGEVLSYERRLDLRYGLLRRSIRWRSPSGKTLDIQFERFASLADPHVLGLRCLITPIDWEGAIAVHASINGYAENQGFNHWDLLTQDQTETNFTEDLQLEPAIWLAARTRQSQIELGMAAKLIIQGVAATFQRESAPGYPTLTTSYQAAIGQTVLVEKIVTVYTSQDIEYPLKAAQSKLVTLPSYPECWEQHKQAWKSAWHTSDVIVEGDIRAQLAIRYSMFQLLISAPWHHQQASIPAKTLSGFGYRGHIFWDTEIFILPLFTFTQPELARRLLTYRYHTLEGARRKARSYGYKGAMYAWESADTGDEVTPRWALPSDPYASDIRIWCRDREIHISADIAYAIWNYWQATGDDLWMRDYGAEIILDTAVFWMSRVEWNSQFERYELREVIGADEYHEHHVNNNAFTNRMTQWHLEKAIAVYAWLEHTFPEQAAALAQKLEITPERRQRWQDIANHLWVPYHSETGFIEQFEGFCNLEDINLQDYEPRTKSMQTILGIDGANKRQVLKQPDVLMLLYLMRQLQEFPYNPESLKTNWDYYAPRTDITYGSSLGPAIHAILAADLGDSQTAYKHFLQAALVDLENTRGNTAEGIHGACAGGAWQAIVFGFAGIRFQDNQPIATPHLPPHWTRLAFKLHWRGKWHPFEITHSASEMNSYHPSPSPEMDEASPTINLRGAIFDLDGVLTDTAEYHYRAWQRLADEEELPFDRQANEALRGISRRESLLKIVGDRTYSAAQLEEMMERKNRYYQEFIESMSPSDLLPGVRSLLTELRQQQIKIAIASASKNARTVIEKLNITELVDAIADGYSVERPKPAPDLFLYAANQLKLPPAACVVFEDATAGIEAALAAGMWSVGLGPVERVGNAHVVLPNFADITWAGILSKLNQHLS
- a CDS encoding sucrose synthase, coding for METLIRAVLESEEKKDFQQFIEQLSAIDRVYLLRNEILHAFANYCQEQEKPVYFFRSSAIGELIHAIHEMLLEDGAIWLMLRTRIASQESWWLSADLSQFKPVSVRALLDVRDRFVHSEHSQILKINFQPFHRDTPSIDDPRNIGQGLTFLNHYLCDQLSANPDYWVQALFRVLQRQEFDGIPLLIGDRISSRMQLHESVAQALKKVSQYPSDTPYTTLHPALQELGFEPGWGNTAGRVYETLELLERLLTTPSPALLEAFVSRIPAFLRVVLVSIHGWVGQEEVLGRAETMGQVIYVLEQARHLEQQLQADVQQAGLAWLGIQPQVTILTRLIPNCEGTYCNQRIEKLEGTENGWILRVPFREFNPNVTQNWISKFEIWPYLESFALDAAPQLVRHFGGNPHLVIGHYSDGNLVSFLLARQFNAIQCNIAHSLEKSRYLFSDLYWQEFEPHYHFSAQFTADLISMNAADFVIASSYQEIVGTPDAIGQYESYKCFTMPQLYHVVDGINLFSPRFNVVPPGINELRYYPYFQTESRHQRDRVRDLLFHRQDAAIFGTLDDAEKCPILAVGSISQTNNQTGLIAWFGQSPTLRNRCNLILITNKQHVTEASTPEEAREIEKLHALIAQYQLAGQIRWIGMQLQSDEMSEVYRVIADKRGIFINFARFEAFGRSVLEAMRSGLPVFATEFGGIAEIIQDGDNGFYINPTNFDDTTWKILNFLNQCDANPQLWQTISDRAIQRIDRHCNWQTHVKQLLLFARIYGFWDYISHSSREALQCYLDALFHLLYKPRAAQILDEHKQR
- a CDS encoding MHYT domain-containing protein, producing MSIWAMHFIAMLAYQLPMPAVYDLTIVFVSMAIAITGAGTGLFIITNK
- a CDS encoding MHYT domain-containing protein, whose amino-acid sequence is MRVLDYLLLPINKQPLQWFSLPAGALFVGLGIVGLHLTAMASMRVAAVPVYSPQLMMLAATTAVACSGSALWLEFHPWTIQAIASSIRKIGSTFLLLATAILGMHYIAMIAVNFQPNTQITAQTFYDRASDLLRDADIAMYRAKTHGN
- a CDS encoding Uma2 family endonuclease produces the protein MDREIERLKLDYIFDKDIIIRTVTASGKEQGRNPDVGVVSSTLWNSNVSTYGAVTEPSQLAVEVISTNWEDDYVDKYDEYQRLGIFEYWIVDYLAIASRTILGSPKVPTVFIHQLIDNKYQTQAFKGADRIISPTFPEINLTVEQIVAASRFSKL
- a CDS encoding cupin domain-containing protein, producing the protein MEQQPPSLLKASEIHSMDEIEFHHPLNPNSELYMRTLSRIVGLERIAVTIARVPPGKESFIYHLHHHEEEWIYILAGKAIAEIGDSEYEVAAGDFMGFGLPQQPHHLRNPFSEDLVYLMGGEKKDCDIGIFPRLGKRAIRDGDSAYVVDDSMLQDFWSSKVSRD
- a CDS encoding serine/threonine protein kinase; the encoded protein is MLHCGQILQGRYQLQEKLKDSLLKQTWLAVDLATQPTTFVVIKLLTFTNATGWEELKLFERQAQVLKQLNYPQIPLYQDEFWLEAQPAYYVLVQEYIPGRSLEQLQQCWSEAQIHQIAKQVLDILVYLHDLHPPVIHRDIKPSNLIWGDNDKVYLVDFGGVQDQTVSPGATFTVVGTYGYTPLEQFGGKAVAASDLYALGATLIHLLTGILPADLPQHNLQLQFAELVNCSPSLVSWLQKMTEPALEKRFGCARQALAALESGIVLDATLVNNSGKGGLFNASIAVPAEIQGWNWGAFLLAPFWLVANRVWIGVLSWVPIMGFWMAIALGVKGNEWAWKSRRWESIEHFQKSQKRWAIAGITVGIAINLIVWHLGVLFLLSTLF